One window of Colius striatus isolate bColStr4 chromosome 16, bColStr4.1.hap1, whole genome shotgun sequence genomic DNA carries:
- the SLC2A10 gene encoding solute carrier family 2, facilitated glucose transporter member 10 isoform X3, giving the protein MGRALLVLLLSATVSLLGGLIFGYELGIISGALLQLQIDFHLSCFKQEVLVSALLIGALLASLVGGILIDRHGRRRAILVSNVVLLVGSLLLTLTRSFIGLVIGRMTVGFAISVSSMACCIYVSEMVAAHQRGLLVSLYEAGITVGILLSYALNYIFADLDEGWRYMFGLAIAPTAMQFLSILFLPVNPVKLSSWDSDSQKGLIQLQDTEDRAAASQEPCKEKHYSFLDLFRTRDNMRRRTLVGLGLVLFQQFTGQPNVLGYASKIFHSVGFQSNSSAILASVGLGAIKVVATLVAMALADKAGRRVLLLAGCVVMAISVTTIGLTSCIAPPAMARDCKATTDLNASHSFTQHPLTPTSSQPAVSPIPPQVGAIKSQAGPGFAATRGLTDIFATTPSRELVPDSSVTQKKDLVGLSKKETMESTGPPLSDAPWAEHTVLNRITLLSMMAFVSAFSIGFGPMTWLVLSEIYPAGIRGRAFAFCNSFNWAANLLISLSFLDLIELSIEAPIGHC; this is encoded by the exons GTCGTGCGCTGCTGGTTCTCCTCTTGTCCGCAACGGTCTCTCTCCTAGGTGGGCTGATATTTGGATACGAGCTGGGGATTATCTCTGGTGCACTGCTGCAGTTGCAAATAGACTTTCACCTCAGCTGCTTCAAGCAAGAAGTTCTTGTGAGTGCCCTCCTCATTGGAGCTCTCCTCGCCTCTCTGGTTGGGGGGATCCTCATTGACCGCCATGGACGGAGGAGAGCGATCCTGGTCAGCAACGTGGTTCTGTTGGTTGGCAGCCTTCTTCTCACACTGACACGGTCGTTTATTGGGCTGGTCATTGGGCGAATGACTGTGGGCTTTGCCATCTCTGTCTCATCCATGGCCTGTTGCATCTATGTCTCAGAAATGGTGGCTGCTCATCAGCGAGGGCTGCTGGTGTCTCTGTATGAAGCAGGCATCACCGTAGGCATTTTGCTGTCCTATGCACTCAATTACATCTTTGCAGACCTGGATGAGGGGTGGAGGTACATGTTTGGACTGGCCATTGCACCCACAGCCATGCAGTTCCTCAGCATCCTCTTTCTCCCGGTCAACCCTGTTAAATTAAGCTCGTGGGACTCAGACTCCCAGAAGGGTCTCATTCAATTGCAGGACACTGaggacagagcagcagccagtcaGGAACCCTGTAAAGAGAAACATTACTCATTTCTTGACCTTTTCAGGACCAGAGACAACATGAGAAGGCGAACTCTGGTGGGCCTGGGACTGGTGCTCTTCCAGCAGTTCACTGGGCAGCCCAATGTGCTGGGCTATGCTTCCAAAATCTTCCACTCGGTGGGGTTCCAGAGCAACTCCTCAGCCATCCTGGCCTCTGTTGGGCTGGGGGCCATTAAGGTGGTGGCCACTCTAGTCGCCATGGCCTTAGCAGACAAGGCTGGCAGGAGAGTGCTACTTCTGGCTGGCTGTGTGGTGATGGCCATCTCTGTCACCACCATTGGCCTCACCAGCTGCATTGCTCCACCAGCCATGGCCagggactgcaaagcaactacAGACCTCAATGCATCTCACAGCTTCACCCAgcaccccctgacacccacatCCTCCCAGCCTGCTGTGTCACCCATCCCACCACAAGTAGGTGCTATCAAAAGTCAGGCAGGCCCTGGTTTTGCTGCCACAAGGGGTCTTACAGACATTTTTGCCACTACTCCAAGCAGAGAGCTTGTTCCTGATTCCTCTGTCACACAGAAAAAGGACTTGGTAGGTCTGTCCAAAAAAGAGACAATGGAAAGCACGGGCCCTCCTCTCAGTGATGCTCCTTGGGCAGAACATACGGTTTTAAATCGGATTACACTGCTGAGCATGATGGCTTTTGTGAGCGCCTTCTCAATTGGATTTGGACCAA TGACCTGGCTGGTCCTCAGTGAGATCTACCCTGCTGGGATAAGAGGAAGAGCCTTTGCCTTTTGTAACAGCTTTAACTGGGCTGCTAATTTACTGATCAGCCTCTCCTTCCTGGATCTTATTG AGCTCTCAATTGAGGCACCCATTGGCCACTGCTGA
- the SLC2A10 gene encoding solute carrier family 2, facilitated glucose transporter member 10 isoform X2 gives MGRALLVLLLSATVSLLGGLIFGYELGIISGALLQLQIDFHLSCFKQEVLVSALLIGALLASLVGGILIDRHGRRRAILVSNVVLLVGSLLLTLTRSFIGLVIGRMTVGFAISVSSMACCIYVSEMVAAHQRGLLVSLYEAGITVGILLSYALNYIFADLDEGWRYMFGLAIAPTAMQFLSILFLPVNPVKLSSWDSDSQKGLIQLQDTEDRAAASQEPCKEKHYSFLDLFRTRDNMRRRTLVGLGLVLFQQFTGQPNVLGYASKIFHSVGFQSNSSAILASVGLGAIKVVATLVAMALADKAGRRVLLLAGCVVMAISVTTIGLTSCIAPPAMARDCKATTDLNASHSFTQHPLTPTSSQPAVSPIPPQVGAIKSQAGPGFAATRGLTDIFATTPSRELVPDSSVTQKKDLVGLSKKETMESTGPPLSDAPWAEHTVLNRITLLSMMAFVSAFSIGFGPMTWLVLSEIYPAGIRGRAFAFCNSFNWAANLLISLSFLDLIDAIGFSWMFLLYGLMGMVAVIFVYLFVPETKGQSLEEIDQQFSRKRRADRFG, from the exons GTCGTGCGCTGCTGGTTCTCCTCTTGTCCGCAACGGTCTCTCTCCTAGGTGGGCTGATATTTGGATACGAGCTGGGGATTATCTCTGGTGCACTGCTGCAGTTGCAAATAGACTTTCACCTCAGCTGCTTCAAGCAAGAAGTTCTTGTGAGTGCCCTCCTCATTGGAGCTCTCCTCGCCTCTCTGGTTGGGGGGATCCTCATTGACCGCCATGGACGGAGGAGAGCGATCCTGGTCAGCAACGTGGTTCTGTTGGTTGGCAGCCTTCTTCTCACACTGACACGGTCGTTTATTGGGCTGGTCATTGGGCGAATGACTGTGGGCTTTGCCATCTCTGTCTCATCCATGGCCTGTTGCATCTATGTCTCAGAAATGGTGGCTGCTCATCAGCGAGGGCTGCTGGTGTCTCTGTATGAAGCAGGCATCACCGTAGGCATTTTGCTGTCCTATGCACTCAATTACATCTTTGCAGACCTGGATGAGGGGTGGAGGTACATGTTTGGACTGGCCATTGCACCCACAGCCATGCAGTTCCTCAGCATCCTCTTTCTCCCGGTCAACCCTGTTAAATTAAGCTCGTGGGACTCAGACTCCCAGAAGGGTCTCATTCAATTGCAGGACACTGaggacagagcagcagccagtcaGGAACCCTGTAAAGAGAAACATTACTCATTTCTTGACCTTTTCAGGACCAGAGACAACATGAGAAGGCGAACTCTGGTGGGCCTGGGACTGGTGCTCTTCCAGCAGTTCACTGGGCAGCCCAATGTGCTGGGCTATGCTTCCAAAATCTTCCACTCGGTGGGGTTCCAGAGCAACTCCTCAGCCATCCTGGCCTCTGTTGGGCTGGGGGCCATTAAGGTGGTGGCCACTCTAGTCGCCATGGCCTTAGCAGACAAGGCTGGCAGGAGAGTGCTACTTCTGGCTGGCTGTGTGGTGATGGCCATCTCTGTCACCACCATTGGCCTCACCAGCTGCATTGCTCCACCAGCCATGGCCagggactgcaaagcaactacAGACCTCAATGCATCTCACAGCTTCACCCAgcaccccctgacacccacatCCTCCCAGCCTGCTGTGTCACCCATCCCACCACAAGTAGGTGCTATCAAAAGTCAGGCAGGCCCTGGTTTTGCTGCCACAAGGGGTCTTACAGACATTTTTGCCACTACTCCAAGCAGAGAGCTTGTTCCTGATTCCTCTGTCACACAGAAAAAGGACTTGGTAGGTCTGTCCAAAAAAGAGACAATGGAAAGCACGGGCCCTCCTCTCAGTGATGCTCCTTGGGCAGAACATACGGTTTTAAATCGGATTACACTGCTGAGCATGATGGCTTTTGTGAGCGCCTTCTCAATTGGATTTGGACCAA TGACCTGGCTGGTCCTCAGTGAGATCTACCCTGCTGGGATAAGAGGAAGAGCCTTTGCCTTTTGTAACAGCTTTAACTGGGCTGCTAATTTACTGATCAGCCTCTCCTTCCTGGATCTTATTG ATGCCATTGGTTTCTCTTGGATGTTCCTTCTCTATGGACTGATGGGAATGGTGGCTGTTATATTCGTTTACCTTTTTGTCCCAGAAACGAAAGGACAGTCCTTAGAGGAGATAGACCAGCAGTTCTCCAGGAAACG tcGTGCAGACAGGTTTGGGTGA
- the SLC2A10 gene encoding solute carrier family 2, facilitated glucose transporter member 10 isoform X1: protein MGRALLVLLLSATVSLLGGLIFGYELGIISGALLQLQIDFHLSCFKQEVLVSALLIGALLASLVGGILIDRHGRRRAILVSNVVLLVGSLLLTLTRSFIGLVIGRMTVGFAISVSSMACCIYVSEMVAAHQRGLLVSLYEAGITVGILLSYALNYIFADLDEGWRYMFGLAIAPTAMQFLSILFLPVNPVKLSSWDSDSQKGLIQLQDTEDRAAASQEPCKEKHYSFLDLFRTRDNMRRRTLVGLGLVLFQQFTGQPNVLGYASKIFHSVGFQSNSSAILASVGLGAIKVVATLVAMALADKAGRRVLLLAGCVVMAISVTTIGLTSCIAPPAMARDCKATTDLNASHSFTQHPLTPTSSQPAVSPIPPQVGAIKSQAGPGFAATRGLTDIFATTPSRELVPDSSVTQKKDLVGLSKKETMESTGPPLSDAPWAEHTVLNRITLLSMMAFVSAFSIGFGPMTWLVLSEIYPAGIRGRAFAFCNSFNWAANLLISLSFLDLIDAIGFSWMFLLYGLMGMVAVIFVYLFVPETKGQSLEEIDQQFSRKRVWEGNMFKQSGRRGSCTHGQYHRVQNTSSTWTQ, encoded by the exons GTCGTGCGCTGCTGGTTCTCCTCTTGTCCGCAACGGTCTCTCTCCTAGGTGGGCTGATATTTGGATACGAGCTGGGGATTATCTCTGGTGCACTGCTGCAGTTGCAAATAGACTTTCACCTCAGCTGCTTCAAGCAAGAAGTTCTTGTGAGTGCCCTCCTCATTGGAGCTCTCCTCGCCTCTCTGGTTGGGGGGATCCTCATTGACCGCCATGGACGGAGGAGAGCGATCCTGGTCAGCAACGTGGTTCTGTTGGTTGGCAGCCTTCTTCTCACACTGACACGGTCGTTTATTGGGCTGGTCATTGGGCGAATGACTGTGGGCTTTGCCATCTCTGTCTCATCCATGGCCTGTTGCATCTATGTCTCAGAAATGGTGGCTGCTCATCAGCGAGGGCTGCTGGTGTCTCTGTATGAAGCAGGCATCACCGTAGGCATTTTGCTGTCCTATGCACTCAATTACATCTTTGCAGACCTGGATGAGGGGTGGAGGTACATGTTTGGACTGGCCATTGCACCCACAGCCATGCAGTTCCTCAGCATCCTCTTTCTCCCGGTCAACCCTGTTAAATTAAGCTCGTGGGACTCAGACTCCCAGAAGGGTCTCATTCAATTGCAGGACACTGaggacagagcagcagccagtcaGGAACCCTGTAAAGAGAAACATTACTCATTTCTTGACCTTTTCAGGACCAGAGACAACATGAGAAGGCGAACTCTGGTGGGCCTGGGACTGGTGCTCTTCCAGCAGTTCACTGGGCAGCCCAATGTGCTGGGCTATGCTTCCAAAATCTTCCACTCGGTGGGGTTCCAGAGCAACTCCTCAGCCATCCTGGCCTCTGTTGGGCTGGGGGCCATTAAGGTGGTGGCCACTCTAGTCGCCATGGCCTTAGCAGACAAGGCTGGCAGGAGAGTGCTACTTCTGGCTGGCTGTGTGGTGATGGCCATCTCTGTCACCACCATTGGCCTCACCAGCTGCATTGCTCCACCAGCCATGGCCagggactgcaaagcaactacAGACCTCAATGCATCTCACAGCTTCACCCAgcaccccctgacacccacatCCTCCCAGCCTGCTGTGTCACCCATCCCACCACAAGTAGGTGCTATCAAAAGTCAGGCAGGCCCTGGTTTTGCTGCCACAAGGGGTCTTACAGACATTTTTGCCACTACTCCAAGCAGAGAGCTTGTTCCTGATTCCTCTGTCACACAGAAAAAGGACTTGGTAGGTCTGTCCAAAAAAGAGACAATGGAAAGCACGGGCCCTCCTCTCAGTGATGCTCCTTGGGCAGAACATACGGTTTTAAATCGGATTACACTGCTGAGCATGATGGCTTTTGTGAGCGCCTTCTCAATTGGATTTGGACCAA TGACCTGGCTGGTCCTCAGTGAGATCTACCCTGCTGGGATAAGAGGAAGAGCCTTTGCCTTTTGTAACAGCTTTAACTGGGCTGCTAATTTACTGATCAGCCTCTCCTTCCTGGATCTTATTG ATGCCATTGGTTTCTCTTGGATGTTCCTTCTCTATGGACTGATGGGAATGGTGGCTGTTATATTCGTTTACCTTTTTGTCCCAGAAACGAAAGGACAGTCCTTAGAGGAGATAGACCAGCAGTTCTCCAGGAAACG GGTGTGGGAAGGAAACATGTTTAAGCAGAgtggaagaagaggaagctgtACACATGGCCAGTACCACAGAGTGCAGAACACCAGCAGCACGTGGACCCAATGA